TAGGCATTAACGGTATCTGCATTAAAGCCCACGGCAGAGCTAACGAAAAGGCATTCCAGAATGCTATAAAGGTAGCAATTGATTCAGTCGATCACAAAATAATTGATATTATCAAAAAGTCATACTAACCAGGAAGAAGGTTGAATAATGGCAGAAAACAAAATCTCTGCAGGTATTATTGGTGTTGGCTCTTGTGTACCGCCAAAAGTTGTAACAAATGATGACATTGCAAAGATGGGGCTCGAAACTTCCGATGAATGGATTCGTGCACGTACCGGTATCGGAGAAAGAAGGCTTGCTGACAACCTCAGCACATCTGACCTGGCCCTTCAGGCATCAATAAATGCACTAAAAAGCGCAAACAAAAGACCTGAAGAAATTGACCTTATAATTACTGCGACCTGTACTCCCGATCATCCGCTATTTCCTTCCGTAGCCTGCATAATCCAAGATAAACTTGGGGCCAAAAACGCAGCTGCATTTGACCTGTCTGCTGCTTGTTCCGGATTTGTTTATGCGCTAGCCACCGCATCTCAATTTATTGAAGCCGGAAGTTTTAAAAACATTCTTGTCATTGGGGCTGATACTCTCGCAAAAAACGTCGATTGGACAGATCGTGGTACCTGTATATTATTCGGAGATGCCGCAGGAGCAGTAATCCTATCGGCCGTTCCTCACGGCGAAGGGATTCTTTCATGGACTTTGGGAGCACAAGGTTCAGGCGGCGATTTGCTTATTATTCCGAATGGGGGATCAAGAACTCCCCTTACTCCTGAAAATATTACAGAAAGAAATCACTATATT
Above is a window of Candidatus Margulisiibacteriota bacterium DNA encoding:
- a CDS encoding 3-oxoacyl-ACP synthase, with the translated sequence MAENKISAGIIGVGSCVPPKVVTNDDIAKMGLETSDEWIRARTGIGERRLADNLSTSDLALQASINALKSANKRPEEIDLIITATCTPDHPLFPSVACIIQDKLGAKNAAAFDLSAACSGFVYALATASQFIEAGSFKNILVIGADTLAKNVDWTDRGTCILFGDAAGAVILSAVPHGEGILSWTLGAQGSGGDLLIIPNGGSRTPLTPENITERNHYIKMDGRAVFKFAVSIVIDSIEKSLSKAGLSKKNIDYFIPHQANKRIIDFAAERLGLSEEKVCVNIMNYGNTSSASIPLALDEAVTAGKVKKGDLVAIMGFGGGLTWGSAIFRWMA